The Acidianus infernus genome window below encodes:
- the albA gene encoding DNA-binding protein Alba: MSTTTPTPSNVVLVGKKPVMNYVLAALTLLNQGVPEIVIKARGRAISKAVDTVEIVRNRFLPDKIEIKSIGIGSQVVTSQDGRQSRVSTIEVTIRKKA; encoded by the coding sequence ATGAGCACGACCACTCCAACTCCAAGCAACGTAGTATTAGTTGGTAAAAAACCTGTAATGAACTATGTATTAGCAGCTCTAACTTTATTAAATCAAGGAGTTCCAGAAATAGTAATCAAAGCCAGAGGAAGAGCAATAAGCAAAGCTGTAGACACAGTAGAGATAGTTAGAAACAGGTTCTTACCAGACAAGATAGAGATAAAGTCAATAGGAATAGGAAGCCAAGTAGTAACTAGCCAAGACGGAAGGCAATCTAGAGTATCAACAATAGAAGTAACTATCAGGAAAAAGGCATAA
- a CDS encoding DEAD/DEAH box helicase, translated as MFSKTFYLTRWLDEDTFSKLLTFARFLGRENGVSEFVIDIERARKNRVRVEEIKETLKDIGVSLTEEEYRELQKLLPTYDVEFSINRGKLIIIPHVYVMDIIKKSEGKIPIKYNKQDKIFETYPYYYYDLKELFIENGLTVKELNLEFKKFDFSLSVTLRDYQNEAIQKWKDNNYRGVIALPTGAGKTIIGIKAIEETKVPTLIVTFTREQMLQWKETIMKFSSIRPEVGLYYSNEKEIKQITLSTYQTAFRHVTELSDKFDLLIIDEAHHLPADKFREVALGILATKRLGLSATPFREDGRHEELFKLMGGIVYYKPVDELIKKGYLAPYDIVQVKVFLTAEERKKYLTLLNKFRVLSKNKKLKELIILAKNGDSNAIEAIKVYNEIKKVVNFAQNKMLKIEEILNKEKGKKILIFTQYVDQAKEIARRFNTLLISGKMSKNERKKVLDTFKFMKSGVLTLTTVGDEGLDIPDASVGIIVTGTSSRRQFIQRLGRILRPVNGKRAILYEIIVAGTQEEYQSKKRKEDSILDEIQISSEYSDDM; from the coding sequence ATGTTCTCGAAGACTTTTTACTTAACGCGGTGGCTAGATGAGGATACTTTCTCAAAACTTTTAACATTTGCTAGATTCTTGGGTAGAGAGAATGGTGTCTCCGAATTCGTAATAGACATTGAAAGGGCAAGAAAAAATAGAGTAAGAGTAGAAGAAATAAAGGAAACACTAAAAGATATTGGCGTAAGTTTAACAGAAGAAGAGTATAGAGAATTGCAAAAATTGCTTCCCACGTATGATGTAGAGTTTTCAATAAATAGAGGCAAATTGATAATTATACCTCATGTTTATGTTATGGATATCATCAAGAAAAGTGAGGGCAAAATACCTATAAAGTATAATAAGCAAGATAAGATTTTTGAAACGTATCCATATTATTATTACGATTTAAAAGAGCTATTTATAGAGAATGGTTTAACGGTAAAAGAATTAAATTTAGAATTTAAGAAATTTGATTTTTCATTAAGCGTAACTTTAAGGGATTATCAGAATGAAGCAATACAAAAGTGGAAGGATAATAATTATCGTGGAGTTATCGCATTACCTACTGGGGCAGGAAAGACAATAATTGGTATAAAAGCTATAGAAGAAACAAAGGTTCCTACATTAATAGTAACTTTCACCAGAGAGCAAATGTTACAATGGAAAGAAACTATAATGAAATTTTCCTCAATTAGACCAGAAGTTGGCTTATATTATAGTAACGAGAAAGAAATTAAGCAAATAACGCTTTCAACTTACCAAACAGCATTTAGACATGTTACTGAATTAAGCGATAAATTCGATTTATTAATAATAGATGAAGCCCATCATTTGCCTGCAGATAAGTTTAGAGAAGTAGCGTTAGGAATTTTAGCAACAAAAAGGTTAGGCTTATCGGCTACTCCATTTAGAGAAGATGGTCGTCATGAAGAGTTATTTAAGTTAATGGGAGGAATTGTCTATTATAAGCCAGTAGATGAGCTAATTAAAAAAGGATATTTAGCTCCCTATGACATAGTGCAAGTTAAGGTCTTTTTAACCGCCGAAGAAAGGAAGAAATATCTTACTTTACTCAATAAATTTAGAGTATTGTCCAAGAATAAAAAATTGAAGGAACTCATAATACTAGCTAAAAACGGAGATAGTAATGCAATTGAAGCCATAAAGGTCTACAATGAAATTAAAAAAGTAGTAAATTTTGCCCAGAATAAAATGCTTAAAATAGAGGAGATATTAAATAAAGAGAAAGGAAAGAAAATTCTAATTTTTACTCAATATGTAGATCAGGCAAAAGAAATAGCCAGAAGATTCAATACTTTACTAATTTCTGGAAAAATGTCTAAAAATGAAAGAAAGAAAGTTCTTGATACGTTTAAGTTTATGAAAAGCGGAGTACTTACATTAACTACTGTAGGTGATGAAGGCTTAGATATTCCAGATGCTAGTGTTGGGATAATAGTTACTGGTACAAGTTCAAGAAGGCAATTCATTCAAAGACTAGGTAGAATACTAAGGCCTGTTAATGGTAAGAGGGCAATACTTTACGAAATTATAGTAGCTGGTACACAAGAAGAATATCAATCAAAGAAGAGGAAAGAAGATTCTATTCTAGACGAAATTCAGATTTCCTCGGAATATTCAGATGATATGTAA
- the cutA gene encoding divalent-cation tolerance protein CutA: MTAIIVLTTISGLESGKKLARSLVEEKLAACVNIIPYVKSTYRWEGKVVEDDESLLIIKTDSSVKEKIIKRIKELHPYQLPEIITLDVTGGLENYLNWIAESVQQ; the protein is encoded by the coding sequence ATGACAGCTATTATAGTTCTTACCACTATTTCTGGATTAGAATCAGGAAAGAAATTAGCTAGAAGCTTAGTTGAAGAAAAACTGGCTGCTTGTGTAAATATAATTCCATATGTTAAATCTACTTATAGATGGGAAGGAAAAGTAGTTGAAGACGATGAAAGTTTACTTATTATAAAAACAGATTCTTCTGTTAAAGAGAAAATAATAAAAAGAATTAAAGAACTACATCCATACCAATTACCAGAAATAATTACATTAGATGTTACTGGAGGATTAGAAAATTATTTGAATTGGATAGCAGAGAGTGTTCAACAATGA
- the gatC gene encoding Asp-tRNA(Asn) amidotransferase subunit GatC: MKIKVDDQLIEKLQRLALVEINDNEKEIIKNDISKILEFFNKINELNLENVDPLFHPIPQGKLRKDEIKTPLDRDSALQNVKRKENGYIIGPSTVE; the protein is encoded by the coding sequence ATGAAAATAAAAGTTGATGATCAACTGATAGAAAAGCTTCAAAGATTAGCCCTAGTTGAGATTAACGATAATGAAAAGGAAATTATAAAAAATGATATATCAAAAATCCTAGAGTTCTTTAACAAAATTAACGAGCTAAATCTAGAAAATGTTGATCCTTTATTTCACCCAATACCTCAAGGCAAATTAAGAAAAGACGAAATAAAAACTCCTCTAGATAGAGATTCTGCATTACAAAACGTAAAAAGGAAGGAAAATGGATATATTATAGGACCCAGCACGGTGGAATAA
- the gatA gene encoding Asp-tRNA(Asn)/Glu-tRNA(Gln) amidotransferase subunit GatA, whose translation MISKLVEDLKNGNLDPEEYVAKTFERINKLDKNINAFITLRDEEEVKKEVKESIKRGGKLAGVLIAVKDVISTKGIRTTCASKMLSDYIPPYDATVIEKLKNEGAVILGKTNMDEFAMGSTTETSYFGPTRNPWDLERTPGGSSGGSGAALAAGYVDLALGSDTGGSIRAPAAFTATFGLKPSYGTVSRYGLIAYANSLEQIGPMAKNAEDLGLLYSIIAGEDDKDATTIKYSVDSPPGEIPIKGIKIGILSDILEMSDKSVVSVIRTAIDKLSSEGAIIEETKLGYAEYALPAYYIIAMSEASSNLARYDGVRYGYSKHFEGNWIETFSKNRGEGFGMEVKRRILLGSFILSAGYYEEYYIKALKVRRLIKNSLDQLFSKYDVLLSPTMPVLPPKIGEVINDPIKMYAMDLNTVIANLAAVPAISIPAGFYNNLPVGLQMMGRYLSDTMLIGISINIEKILNMHDLTAPIV comes from the coding sequence ATGATTAGCAAACTTGTAGAAGACTTAAAGAATGGAAATTTAGACCCAGAAGAGTATGTGGCTAAAACGTTTGAGAGAATTAATAAATTAGATAAGAATATTAATGCATTCATTACGCTAAGGGATGAAGAAGAAGTAAAAAAAGAAGTGAAAGAAAGTATTAAAAGAGGAGGCAAACTTGCAGGTGTATTAATTGCAGTAAAGGATGTAATTTCTACCAAAGGAATAAGAACTACTTGTGCTTCAAAAATGCTTAGCGATTATATACCTCCTTATGATGCTACAGTTATAGAGAAACTAAAAAATGAGGGAGCAGTGATACTAGGAAAGACTAATATGGACGAATTTGCAATGGGCTCCACAACTGAAACTAGCTATTTCGGTCCAACAAGGAATCCTTGGGATTTAGAAAGAACCCCTGGAGGATCATCTGGAGGTAGTGGCGCTGCATTAGCAGCAGGATATGTAGATCTGGCGCTTGGAAGTGATACTGGAGGATCAATCAGAGCTCCGGCCGCATTTACTGCGACTTTTGGTTTAAAACCTTCTTACGGCACTGTAAGTAGATACGGTTTAATAGCGTATGCCAATAGCCTAGAGCAAATAGGACCTATGGCAAAAAATGCTGAAGACCTTGGTTTATTATACTCTATAATAGCTGGAGAAGATGATAAAGATGCAACAACAATTAAATATTCGGTAGACAGTCCTCCAGGCGAAATACCTATAAAAGGAATTAAAATAGGTATACTTAGCGATATTTTAGAAATGTCTGATAAGAGTGTAGTCAGTGTTATTAGAACAGCTATTGATAAGTTATCTTCTGAAGGCGCGATAATAGAAGAGACAAAGCTAGGTTATGCAGAATACGCTTTACCAGCTTATTATATAATAGCCATGTCAGAAGCAAGCTCTAATTTAGCTAGATATGATGGAGTTAGATATGGATATAGTAAGCATTTTGAAGGAAACTGGATAGAAACATTTAGTAAGAACAGAGGAGAAGGATTTGGAATGGAAGTTAAGAGGAGAATTTTGCTAGGCTCTTTCATTCTCAGTGCAGGTTATTATGAGGAATATTACATAAAGGCTTTAAAAGTGAGAAGGTTAATAAAGAATAGTTTAGACCAGCTATTTAGTAAATACGATGTTTTATTATCACCTACAATGCCTGTTTTGCCTCCTAAAATAGGCGAAGTAATTAATGATCCAATAAAGATGTATGCAATGGATTTAAATACTGTAATTGCAAATCTAGCTGCAGTCCCTGCGATATCTATACCTGCAGGATTTTATAATAACTTACCCGTTGGCCTCCAAATGATGGGAAGATATCTATCGGATACCATGCTAATTGGAATATCTATAAACATAGAAAAGATTTTAAATATGCACGATTTAACTGCACCTATTGTATAA
- the twy1 gene encoding 4-demethylwyosine synthase TYW1, with product MVVSTLRIDTLSRIMEEMEKEKYHIIGNHSAYKKCHWTHEALTEGRYCYKGKFYGIESHRCVQMTPTAAWCWFRCIHCWRLEPEDIGLEWDETKLPITDDPEYIAEKSIEEHKRAVSGYLGRKGVDPNMAKEAMKPAHVAISLTGEPTLYDRLGELIHEYHKRGLTTFLVTSGVRPDVLASLEEEPTQLFVSIQAPNERKHKLINRPIVANSWNLFLKTLEILPSFSSPTVIRMTMIKGFNMSEEDAKDFAKLIEIAMPTYIEVKAYMHVGPSTLRLSRDAMPRHSEVREFAKLMEKYTGYKIISEHVPSRIVLLSKLDKPIQIGNAWSDKWNWATKDTEDDIHGEYAEAELGSGNNQC from the coding sequence ATGGTTGTCTCAACGTTAAGGATAGACACGTTAAGTAGAATAATGGAAGAAATGGAAAAAGAGAAGTATCATATAATAGGAAATCATAGTGCTTATAAGAAATGCCACTGGACTCATGAAGCATTAACTGAGGGGAGGTATTGTTACAAAGGGAAATTCTATGGAATAGAAAGTCATAGATGCGTTCAAATGACGCCTACTGCTGCATGGTGTTGGTTTAGATGCATACACTGCTGGAGGCTTGAGCCAGAAGACATTGGCTTAGAATGGGATGAGACTAAACTACCTATAACAGATGATCCAGAATATATTGCAGAGAAAAGTATTGAGGAACATAAGAGGGCAGTTTCTGGTTATCTAGGAAGAAAAGGAGTAGATCCTAATATGGCTAAAGAAGCTATGAAACCTGCACATGTAGCTATAAGCTTAACTGGAGAGCCTACATTATATGATAGATTAGGGGAATTAATTCACGAATATCATAAGAGGGGATTAACTACATTCCTAGTAACTAGTGGAGTTAGACCGGATGTTCTAGCTAGTTTAGAAGAAGAACCAACTCAACTCTTTGTATCAATACAGGCTCCTAATGAAAGAAAACATAAGCTAATAAATAGACCTATAGTAGCTAATTCATGGAATTTATTCCTAAAAACTCTTGAAATACTACCGAGTTTTAGTTCTCCTACCGTAATAAGAATGACTATGATAAAAGGATTTAATATGAGTGAAGAAGATGCGAAAGATTTTGCAAAATTAATTGAAATAGCTATGCCTACTTATATTGAAGTAAAGGCTTACATGCATGTAGGACCTTCAACATTAAGGTTGAGTAGGGATGCAATGCCAAGACACTCAGAAGTGAGAGAGTTTGCTAAATTAATGGAAAAGTATACTGGATATAAAATTATTTCAGAGCACGTACCCAGTAGGATTGTTCTATTAAGTAAATTAGATAAACCAATACAAATAGGTAATGCGTGGAGTGATAAATGGAACTGGGCAACTAAAGATACTGAAGACGACATACACGGAGAGTATGCAGAAGCTGAATTAGGCTCAGGTAATAATCAATGCTAA
- a CDS encoding DUF120 domain-containing protein translates to MLTEICTLSRIINLVKERGEITQQILAKEFNISQQSVSRKLKELEDANLIIRIETKDGEIIRLTEKGENFLLNCLNEISSAIAFQHEIRIKGKVTSGLGEGKLFLSLPYYENSFKKFLGFTPFPGTLNIVIYDRISFENRLLLDTSRYINIPEYRDENRVLGAVKAYPARINDLEPAAIVIPLRTTHPKSVIEIISPYYLREKLSLKDGDEVVIEALI, encoded by the coding sequence ATGCTAACTGAGATATGTACATTAAGTAGGATAATAAATCTAGTAAAGGAAAGAGGAGAAATAACACAACAAATTCTAGCGAAAGAGTTCAATATTTCTCAACAATCTGTATCTAGGAAATTAAAGGAATTAGAAGATGCTAATTTGATAATTAGAATTGAAACCAAAGATGGAGAAATAATAAGACTTACAGAAAAAGGTGAAAATTTTCTTTTAAATTGTTTAAATGAAATATCGTCAGCGATAGCGTTTCAACACGAAATAAGAATTAAAGGAAAAGTAACTTCCGGTTTAGGAGAAGGTAAGCTATTTCTTTCTTTGCCATATTATGAGAATTCATTTAAAAAATTTTTAGGATTTACTCCTTTTCCAGGAACATTAAATATTGTGATTTATGATAGAATTTCCTTTGAAAATAGGCTTCTTTTAGATACTTCAAGGTATATAAATATACCAGAATATAGAGATGAGAATAGAGTCTTAGGTGCAGTGAAAGCATATCCTGCCAGAATAAACGATCTAGAGCCTGCAGCAATAGTTATACCTCTAAGGACAACCCATCCTAAAAGCGTAATAGAAATAATTTCTCCTTATTATTTGAGAGAAAAACTTTCTCTTAAAGATGGAGACGAAGTTGTAATAGAAGCTTTAATCTAA
- a CDS encoding DUF357 domain-containing protein, with protein MSSLRDRVIKYINGMNDRLSKISMPDYQKIIDLAKQYTEDAKYYLDKGDIDTAIVDIAYAEGLLDAVLIINNKDPDSDISKKVFVGGTFDIIHPGHIEFLREASRLGRVYVSVARDKNSEKIKGRKPINDEEQRLEVVKSIRYVYDAFLGDEKDFIKSVERVKPDIIFLGPDQRVNIEELKKELEKRGINAEIVKMPERINKWKHSSTTSIINEIISRYCKS; from the coding sequence ATGTCTTCATTAAGAGATAGAGTAATTAAATATATTAACGGGATGAATGATAGATTATCAAAAATTAGCATGCCAGATTATCAAAAAATTATAGATCTAGCTAAGCAGTATACTGAAGATGCTAAATATTACTTAGATAAAGGCGACATAGATACGGCAATAGTAGATATAGCATATGCAGAGGGTCTATTAGATGCAGTCCTTATTATAAATAATAAGGATCCTGACTCCGATATTTCAAAAAAGGTCTTTGTAGGCGGTACATTTGATATAATACATCCGGGTCACATAGAATTTTTAAGAGAAGCTTCAAGATTAGGAAGAGTTTATGTCTCTGTTGCAAGAGATAAAAATTCTGAGAAAATCAAAGGTAGAAAACCCATAAACGATGAGGAGCAGAGATTAGAAGTAGTGAAAAGTATTAGGTACGTTTATGACGCATTTTTAGGAGACGAAAAAGACTTCATAAAAAGCGTTGAAAGAGTAAAGCCAGATATAATTTTCCTAGGTCCAGATCAACGCGTGAATATAGAGGAGTTAAAAAAAGAATTAGAAAAAAGAGGTATAAATGCAGAAATAGTTAAAATGCCAGAAAGGATAAATAAATGGAAACATAGTAGTACTACATCTATTATAAATGAGATCATTTCTAGGTATTGCAAATCTTAG
- the dph5 gene encoding diphthine synthase, with protein MLYFIGLGLAKKFLTQASIDAMRKVDVLYLDAYTSLSCDINKEYLEKLLGRQIILADRNTLENNSKSIIKLLEDGKSVGIATIGDPMIATTHVSLATEAKNKGYNVMIIPGISVHCYVISKSMLSSYKFGRSVTVVYPYDKILDTTPYEVIKDNSSRGLHTILYLDLKEGKPMSAKDAISLLLQMEEIKKEGIITPSTQIIIGQRLGCEDEEVKALTISEALEYKYKDPPHIIIVPSKNLHYMEVEALKCLH; from the coding sequence ATGCTCTACTTTATAGGCTTAGGTTTGGCAAAAAAATTTCTTACTCAAGCTTCTATAGATGCAATGAGAAAAGTCGACGTATTATATTTAGACGCCTATACCTCACTTTCCTGTGACATAAACAAGGAATACTTAGAAAAATTACTCGGAAGACAGATCATTCTTGCTGACAGGAACACTTTGGAGAATAACTCAAAAAGTATTATAAAACTTTTAGAAGACGGTAAATCGGTTGGTATAGCGACTATAGGAGACCCAATGATAGCCACAACTCATGTGAGTTTAGCTACAGAAGCCAAGAATAAAGGATATAACGTGATGATTATTCCAGGAATTTCTGTTCATTGCTATGTCATTTCAAAATCTATGCTGTCTTCATATAAATTTGGAAGATCTGTTACAGTTGTATATCCTTACGATAAAATTCTTGATACTACCCCTTATGAGGTAATAAAGGATAATTCGTCTAGAGGATTGCACACAATTCTTTATCTTGATTTGAAAGAAGGAAAGCCAATGAGCGCTAAGGATGCAATATCGCTCTTACTTCAAATGGAAGAGATAAAGAAAGAAGGAATTATAACTCCTAGCACTCAAATTATCATAGGCCAAAGATTGGGTTGCGAAGACGAAGAAGTTAAAGCTTTAACAATAAGCGAAGCATTAGAATATAAATATAAAGATCCGCCTCACATTATAATAGTTCCATCTAAAAATCTCCATTATATGGAGGTTGAGGCTTTGAAATGTCTTCATTAA
- a CDS encoding metallophosphoesterase: MIEIEKGIYIEGDIPGIYIKSINTAIISDVHIGYEEEMARKGIFLPRVQKKKFLDIVNKIIREFNTYNIIIDGDFKHIFNGLGKQEKEDLTSALSTIKDLGVKLTLIRGNHDNYISLVTDKFDIEIKDEIVTDNMIIFHGHKDIEPKENVIYIIGHEHPRISLRDKLGFSRKLQAFLLVPLKNGSKALILPAIGSYQAGNDISLIHNNYMSPLIRNYGILEEAKPYVIIEGEGIMEFPKLELLKNIVV; this comes from the coding sequence ATGATAGAAATAGAGAAGGGGATATACATTGAGGGAGACATACCTGGAATTTATATAAAGAGTATTAATACTGCAATTATTTCCGATGTTCATATAGGCTATGAAGAAGAAATGGCAAGAAAAGGAATATTTCTACCTAGAGTACAAAAGAAAAAATTTTTGGATATAGTAAATAAGATAATTAGAGAATTTAATACATATAATATAATAATTGATGGAGACTTCAAACATATTTTTAACGGACTAGGAAAGCAAGAGAAAGAAGATTTAACTTCTGCACTTTCTACAATAAAAGACCTAGGGGTTAAACTAACATTAATAAGGGGAAATCACGATAACTATATTTCTTTAGTAACTGATAAATTTGATATAGAAATAAAAGATGAAATAGTAACTGATAACATGATAATTTTCCATGGTCATAAGGATATAGAACCTAAAGAGAACGTTATCTACATAATAGGTCATGAACATCCACGAATTTCACTTAGAGATAAATTAGGCTTCTCAAGGAAATTGCAAGCATTTTTACTCGTACCATTAAAAAATGGGTCAAAAGCCTTAATTTTACCGGCCATAGGTAGTTACCAAGCAGGTAATGATATTTCACTAATTCATAATAATTATATGAGCCCGCTAATAAGAAATTATGGCATTTTGGAAGAAGCTAAACCTTATGTAATAATTGAAGGAGAAGGGATAATGGAATTCCCCAAATTAGAGCTTTTAAAGAATATTGTAGTTTAA
- a CDS encoding TATA-box-binding protein, translating into MISIENIVATVTLDQQLDLYAMERSVPNVEYDPDQFPGLIFRLESPKVTSLIFKSGKMVVTGAKSTEELIKAVKRIIKTLKKYGIKITGKPKIQIQNIVASANMHVHVNLDKAAFLLENNMYEPEQFPGLIFRMDDPRVVLLIFSSGKMVITGAKREEEVYKAVKKIFDKLNELDCIKPIEEEEELEI; encoded by the coding sequence ATTATAAGCATAGAAAATATCGTAGCTACAGTTACTCTTGACCAACAACTAGATTTATATGCTATGGAAAGAAGTGTACCTAACGTTGAATACGATCCAGATCAATTTCCAGGCTTAATATTTAGGCTTGAAAGTCCAAAAGTTACTTCGCTCATATTTAAATCTGGCAAGATGGTGGTAACAGGGGCTAAAAGCACTGAAGAACTAATAAAGGCTGTAAAAAGGATAATAAAAACTTTGAAGAAATACGGAATAAAAATAACTGGAAAACCTAAAATACAGATACAGAACATAGTAGCCTCTGCGAACATGCATGTTCACGTCAATTTAGATAAAGCCGCCTTCCTCCTTGAAAACAATATGTATGAACCAGAGCAGTTTCCAGGATTAATATTTAGAATGGACGACCCTAGAGTAGTGCTTCTAATTTTCAGTAGCGGAAAAATGGTAATAACTGGTGCAAAGAGGGAAGAAGAAGTGTACAAAGCTGTTAAGAAAATATTTGATAAACTGAACGAGTTAGACTGCATAAAGCCAATAGAAGAGGAGGAAGAATTAGAAATATAA
- a CDS encoding DUF5622 domain-containing protein, whose protein sequence is MLKHKKYLYVDTGKYFIKVRVLKNRDENSPDSYIIVSKNIKKPRNALVKKLEDLPIEVRDKISKLA, encoded by the coding sequence ATGCTAAAGCATAAGAAATACCTTTACGTCGATACAGGAAAATATTTCATAAAAGTAAGAGTTTTAAAAAATAGAGATGAAAATTCTCCAGATTCATATATCATAGTAAGTAAGAATATTAAAAAGCCTAGAAATGCCTTAGTTAAAAAGCTTGAAGATCTACCTATAGAAGTGAGAGATAAAATTAGCAAATTAGCTTGA
- a CDS encoding DUF373 family protein: MAKTVIIYIDIDDDLSLAGIKSPVIGEANVKEAIDKASEIMADDSDFNSMIVAYNIYKKMKKEGQDVEIVFLAGSQKGGLEAQRKISAQLDEIIKELNPQDSIVVYDSPEDAKALPIIQSRLKISGVQRVIVEQHRGVEETYILLGKYFKKILNEPRYSRIFLGVPGAILFAAGILEVLGLISYIVPVITILIGSAMIIRGFDLDEMMEKWWENSTIMVIAALLSSISFAISLINGYFTYISIKGNSVYVISTVISSMLPYITFSILILLGAKALSSALDKSIKLFHDIIKISAIIISYYIITDVLKNLEEGIYIIQFQSFYALTISSMVLIFAYIILNLIEKYKFSSS, encoded by the coding sequence ATGGCAAAGACAGTGATAATATATATTGATATAGACGATGACTTGAGTTTAGCAGGAATTAAATCACCAGTAATAGGAGAGGCTAACGTAAAGGAAGCCATAGATAAGGCTTCAGAAATAATGGCCGATGATTCAGATTTTAACTCAATGATAGTAGCTTATAATATATATAAGAAAATGAAAAAAGAAGGGCAAGACGTAGAAATTGTATTCCTAGCAGGCTCTCAGAAAGGTGGCTTAGAAGCTCAGAGAAAGATATCAGCTCAATTAGACGAAATAATAAAGGAATTGAATCCTCAGGATAGTATAGTTGTCTATGATAGCCCAGAAGATGCAAAGGCACTACCAATAATACAATCTAGATTAAAAATTTCTGGAGTTCAAAGAGTTATAGTAGAGCAACATAGAGGAGTAGAAGAAACGTATATTCTTTTAGGAAAATATTTTAAAAAGATATTAAACGAACCAAGATATTCAAGGATTTTTTTAGGAGTGCCTGGTGCAATACTTTTTGCTGCAGGAATTCTTGAAGTTTTAGGTTTAATCTCGTACATAGTTCCAGTCATTACAATTCTTATTGGCAGTGCTATGATAATAAGGGGATTTGATTTAGACGAGATGATGGAAAAATGGTGGGAAAACTCTACAATTATGGTAATAGCTGCTTTACTCTCTTCCATATCTTTTGCAATATCACTCATTAATGGGTATTTTACATATATTTCAATTAAAGGTAATAGCGTATATGTTATCTCTACAGTAATTTCTTCGATGTTACCTTATATTACATTTAGCATACTAATATTATTAGGCGCAAAAGCCTTATCTAGTGCTCTAGATAAAAGTATAAAATTATTTCATGACATTATAAAAATTAGTGCTATAATTATTTCATATTATATTATTACAGATGTATTGAAAAACTTAGAGGAAGGAATTTATATAATTCAGTTTCAATCATTTTATGCTTTAACGATATCCTCAATGGTACTAATTTTTGCATATATAATATTAAATCTGATAGAAAAATACAAATTTAGTTCAAGCTAA